One genomic window of Candidatus Poribacteria bacterium includes the following:
- a CDS encoding ThuA domain-containing protein gives MKNEWVVYEGNEGPGKGKHIVLVSGDEEYRSEEALPMLGKVLATHHGFTCTVLFAIDPETGEIDPENQTNIPGLHHLESADMMILFTRFRELPDEQMKYIVDYTNAGKPVMGLRTATHAFSYSRNLNSPYAKYSFDSKEFEGGYGRQVLGETWVNHHGHHGKESARGVIDAAMKDHPILKGVDDVWGPSDVYGINDLTGDAHVLIHGQVLVGMVPTDPPKPDTVTMPMVWIKTYTGDAGNASRVLGTTMGASVDLESEGLRRLLVNGCYWCMGLEDAIPDRSVVDYVGDYAPTFFGFGTFTRGVRPEDHAL, from the coding sequence ATGAAAAATGAATGGGTTGTTTACGAAGGAAACGAGGGACCTGGAAAGGGCAAGCATATTGTGCTCGTCAGTGGCGACGAAGAGTATCGCTCTGAAGAGGCGTTGCCGATGTTGGGCAAAGTGTTAGCCACACACCACGGGTTTACATGCACAGTGCTGTTTGCTATCGATCCTGAGACAGGCGAGATCGATCCAGAAAACCAAACGAATATCCCGGGACTTCATCACTTGGAATCCGCAGATATGATGATCCTGTTCACGCGTTTCCGTGAACTGCCCGATGAACAGATGAAGTATATCGTTGACTATACCAACGCTGGGAAACCTGTGATGGGACTCCGGACAGCGACGCATGCCTTCAGTTATAGCCGTAACCTCAATAGCCCATACGCAAAATATAGTTTTGACAGCAAGGAATTTGAGGGTGGCTACGGCAGGCAAGTGCTCGGTGAGACGTGGGTTAATCATCACGGACATCACGGTAAAGAGAGTGCACGCGGCGTGATTGACGCAGCGATGAAAGATCATCCGATTCTCAAAGGCGTTGACGATGTTTGGGGTCCGTCCGATGTCTACGGCATTAATGATTTAACAGGCGATGCCCACGTGCTTATCCACGGACAGGTGCTGGTCGGTATGGTGCCAACAGACCCACCGAAACCGGATACCGTCACGATGCCGATGGTGTGGATAAAGACCTACACGGGAGACGCAGGCAATGCCTCACGCGTTCTCGGCACAACGATGGGTGCCTCGGTCGATTTAGAGAGCGAAGGACTGCGCCGTCTCCTTGTCAATGGGTGTTATTGGTGTATGGGGCTGGAGGACGCAATCCCTGACAGAAGCGTTGTCGATTATGTTGGCGATTACGCACCGACGTTTTTCGGTTTTGGTACGTTTACACGCGGTGTCCGCCCCGAAGACCACGCGCTGTAG
- a CDS encoding phytanoyl-CoA dioxygenase family protein, translating to MHLTSQQRDHYREQGFVVIPHLFSTATVTLMRDHYMKRRAEGPKPGDTGGTTDHADDPNHQFPRMINMHNWDELTQEWAADTNLLAVTEQLIDDTPVLLQTMLYFKPPGARGQALHQDEQYITINPIIGVWVALDTSDDAVGRMVLVPRSHQHGLLSVEAADTAISFTNVQAVKPANSEELGIDMSPGDTLFFHGKVIHGSYMNKTHDRWRRSFICHYMGENSQRFEPAEGTHVSHLKK from the coding sequence ATGCATTTAACCTCTCAACAGCGAGATCATTACAGAGAACAAGGTTTCGTGGTAATTCCACATCTTTTTAGTACAGCCACAGTAACGCTGATGCGCGATCACTATATGAAACGCCGCGCCGAAGGTCCAAAACCCGGCGACACAGGTGGCACCACCGACCACGCTGACGATCCGAATCATCAATTCCCGCGCATGATTAATATGCACAACTGGGATGAACTAACCCAAGAATGGGCAGCGGATACCAATCTACTTGCCGTTACAGAACAGTTGATTGATGATACACCCGTGCTATTGCAAACGATGCTCTATTTTAAACCGCCCGGTGCCCGAGGTCAGGCACTACACCAAGATGAACAATATATCACGATAAATCCGATTATCGGCGTTTGGGTAGCCTTAGATACATCGGACGATGCTGTTGGACGTATGGTGCTGGTTCCACGTTCCCATCAACATGGACTGTTATCTGTTGAAGCGGCAGACACTGCTATTTCGTTCACAAATGTACAAGCCGTTAAACCGGCAAATTCCGAAGAATTGGGAATTGACATGTCCCCCGGTGACACGCTCTTCTTCCATGGCAAGGTCATTCACGGTTCCTATATGAATAAAACACACGACCGGTGGCGGCGAAGTTTTATCTGTCACTATATGGGTGAGAATTCACAACGGTTCGAGCCAGCCGAAGGAACGCACGTCTCACATCTTAAAAAATAG
- a CDS encoding aspartate kinase, with protein MLKVSKFGGSSLASAEQVRQVCDIITADPERRLIVVSAPGKRHSEDIKVTDLLIAAASERLTGKIGASECAEVIERYRSIASGLELPPEVIEPIARDLTERLEKSTTDANLYMDTMKAGGEDNCARLIAQALQARGVEAHYVSPKDAGLMLSDEPGNAQVLPEAYNRLRDLNDYPGITIFPGFFGYSKQGNIVTFSRGGSDITGAILASAVRAEVYENFTDVDSVFAANPSIVKDPAPIAELTYREMRELSYAGFSVFHDEALEPVYRAQVPVHIRNTNNPKAQGTLIVPNRASTDIPVVGIAAMDSVCCIYLSKYLMNRQIGFGRRLLQILETEGISFEHVPSGIDNMSVIIREENLSAQKEERIVEQIRQTLAPEDVFVERRLSLIMVVGEGMRHTVGIASRATHALASAQVNIEMINQGSNEVSMMFGIKSEDMETAVKALYAEFFA; from the coding sequence TTGTTAAAAGTATCAAAGTTTGGCGGGAGTTCCCTTGCTTCGGCGGAGCAAGTGCGTCAGGTTTGTGACATCATCACCGCCGACCCGGAGCGCCGCCTCATCGTCGTCTCTGCCCCCGGAAAACGCCATAGCGAAGACATCAAAGTAACCGATCTGCTTATCGCTGCTGCATCAGAACGGCTCACAGGAAAAATTGGTGCCTCGGAATGTGCCGAAGTGATTGAACGCTACCGCAGCATCGCTTCAGGATTAGAGCTGCCACCCGAAGTTATTGAACCCATTGCCCGTGATCTGACAGAACGTCTGGAAAAAAGCACAACTGACGCGAACCTCTATATGGATACAATGAAGGCAGGGGGTGAAGACAACTGTGCCCGGCTCATCGCACAAGCATTACAAGCACGCGGTGTAGAGGCACACTATGTCAGTCCAAAAGATGCCGGTTTAATGCTATCCGATGAACCCGGTAATGCTCAAGTTCTACCTGAAGCATATAATCGCTTACGGGACCTGAACGATTACCCAGGTATCACTATTTTTCCAGGTTTCTTCGGCTACTCGAAGCAAGGGAACATTGTTACCTTCTCGCGTGGCGGTTCAGACATCACGGGTGCTATTCTCGCCAGTGCCGTTCGTGCAGAGGTCTACGAGAATTTTACCGATGTCGATTCTGTGTTTGCAGCGAATCCGTCTATCGTTAAAGATCCAGCACCGATTGCGGAGTTAACCTATCGTGAGATGCGTGAACTCTCTTACGCTGGATTTTCTGTGTTCCATGACGAGGCACTCGAACCCGTCTATCGAGCACAGGTCCCTGTTCACATTCGTAACACAAATAACCCGAAAGCGCAAGGCACGCTAATTGTTCCAAACCGTGCGTCAACGGATATTCCTGTCGTGGGTATCGCAGCAATGGATAGCGTTTGCTGTATCTATCTCAGTAAATATCTAATGAACCGCCAAATCGGCTTCGGTCGGCGGTTGCTGCAGATCTTGGAAACCGAAGGCATCTCTTTTGAACATGTCCCCTCCGGCATAGACAATATGTCGGTTATCATCCGCGAAGAAAACCTCTCGGCACAGAAGGAGGAAAGGATTGTTGAACAGATTCGGCAGACCCTCGCGCCTGAAGATGTCTTTGTAGAACGCCGACTATCGCTTATTATGGTTGTTGGAGAAGGCATGCGACACACTGTCGGTATCGCTTCGCGCGCCACACACGCCTTAGCCAGCGCACAAGTCAATATCGAAATGATTAATCAAGGTTCCAACGAAGTCAGTATGATGTTCGGCATAAAATCCGAAGATATGGAGACCGCTGTTAAAGCACTCTATGCCGAATTTTTCGCCTAA